GCTGCTCCACGCGGTCTTCCTGACCCACGTAGGTGTGCACGGCGTACCACTCGATACTCATGGCAGCACCGCGCGAATCAGGTTGTGAAACAAGAGGTCCATGATCCAGACGATCACGGTCAGGGCGATGACAAAGATCAGCACGGCCTGCGTGCCTTCCAGCACCTGCGCCCGGCTGGGCCACGAGACGCGCGACAGTTCGGCGCGCGAATCACGGAAGTACTGAATCAAGTTCATGCGTTCACCTGCGACAGAGAAAAAGGGGGGGTCCGCTGGTCACAGCGGGCATGAAGCGCCCGCAGGCGCGGAAGCTCAGACCTTCTTCTCTTTGAAGACCACGTGCTTCTTGGCCACGGGGTCGTACTTGCGCAGTTCCATCTTCGCCTGCGTGTTGCGGCGGTTCTTGGTGGTGGTGTAGTAGAACCCGGTGCCGGCGGTGCTTTCCATTTTCACGATGATGCGGGGGCCGTCTTTCGCCATGAGCTGCTCCTTCGCAAAGGCCCTTTAGGGGCGGCTTTGCTCCCAGCGTCCCTGAAGGGGCGGGGGACCGCAGGCACTCAGGCCGGGGCCACGCTGGTAAAAGCCCGCCTTGTGGCGGGCAACATTCGAATTATAGGGACCCAGGGGGGAGGTGTCTACCGCTGCGGCAGGCCGGTGGGGTAGCCGTCGAGACTCAGGCGGTTTTTTCGTGCCCGGTAGGCGTGCAGTTCCTCGTCGCCCTGGCGCTCGGCCCAGCGGTTCAGGTCCTCACGCGGCGCCTCAAACGTCATCAGCGGAACGGCCATGCCGCACGAGGTTTGCACCAGATCCACGTCCAGCACGAACAGCTGGCGCGTGCCCGGCAGTGCGGGGAACAGGGCGAGGTGCCCAGCCCAGCCTTCGTCTCCAGGCTGCCGCATGGTGGCCCGTCCATAGAGACGCAGAATCA
This region of Deinococcus multiflagellatus genomic DNA includes:
- the secE gene encoding preprotein translocase subunit SecE — its product is MNLIQYFRDSRAELSRVSWPSRAQVLEGTQAVLIFVIALTVIVWIMDLLFHNLIRAVLP
- the rpmG gene encoding 50S ribosomal protein L33 gives rise to the protein MAKDGPRIIVKMESTAGTGFYYTTTKNRRNTQAKMELRKYDPVAKKHVVFKEKKV
- a CDS encoding pyridoxamine 5'-phosphate oxidase family protein, with product MSRSLGQQLPGTTAHLRAFIEAQPLFFVGTAAPDGRVNVSPKGLDSLRVLGPNRVVWLSVTGSGNETAAHLLQHPRMTLMFCAFEGPPLILRLYGRATMRQPGDEGWAGHLALFPALPGTRQLFVLDVDLVQTSCGMAVPLMTFEAPREDLNRWAERQGDEELHAYRARKNRLSLDGYPTGLPQR